From the Maioricimonas rarisocia genome, one window contains:
- a CDS encoding methyltransferase domain-containing protein codes for MSITIDIGGEGRNSEAWNINVSRVKTVGPEAGSPIERLIQARGDALPFGDGSVREVIVERTPFSRAVAFEVARVLAPGGRVRLRHVQIPGRDRHAAAKELIEGATSESTRQIGAQIYQETIVVTR; via the coding sequence ATGAGTATCACGATCGACATCGGCGGAGAGGGACGCAACAGCGAGGCGTGGAACATCAATGTCTCGCGAGTGAAGACCGTCGGTCCCGAGGCCGGTTCGCCGATTGAACGGCTCATTCAGGCCCGGGGCGACGCACTCCCGTTCGGCGATGGCAGCGTCCGTGAAGTCATCGTCGAGCGAACACCGTTTTCGAGGGCCGTTGCGTTCGAAGTGGCCAGAGTCCTGGCACCGGGCGGCCGCGTCCGGCTGCGGCACGTGCAGATTCCGGGACGCGACCGTCATGCGGCTGCAAAGGAGTTGATTGAAGGGGCAACTTCGGAGTCAACACGTCAGATCGGGGCCCAGATCTATCAGGAAACAATCGTCGTCACGCGGTGA
- the lgt gene encoding prolipoprotein diacylglyceryl transferase: protein MRQTLIRIFLDQPWALWKTDPQSGISGPGIAVLWLIGGLLWFGFRFVRNRFSLPEGERSGLLVWAVGLVVTSLVGQFVNASSFPIFGYGFMLLIGFLCAVWFAYRRADANGIDRETILDAGFWILVSGVVGGRLFYLLQYGHHVFAGKSGGELLRAAIDLRQGGLVLVGGMVGGAIGYFTFCYLRKLSPLRLADVLTPSVFIGIAFGRLGCLMNGCCYGDACTLPWAITFPAGSVPFNSLAERGFLDPQAIATYPVHPTQVYSAINGFVLAFVTAMYFPRRRHDGDVFALACILYPISRFLIEFLRNDEGSQLGTGLTISQLYSLCIFLAGLALALTLSLRGATARRNVSELPSA, encoded by the coding sequence GTGCGTCAGACACTCATTCGCATCTTTCTGGACCAGCCGTGGGCCCTGTGGAAGACCGACCCTCAGTCGGGAATCTCCGGTCCCGGCATCGCTGTGCTCTGGCTCATCGGCGGGCTGCTCTGGTTCGGATTCCGTTTTGTTCGCAACCGGTTCTCGCTGCCCGAAGGTGAGCGGTCCGGCCTGCTGGTCTGGGCGGTCGGACTGGTCGTCACGAGCCTGGTCGGTCAGTTTGTGAACGCGAGCAGCTTCCCGATCTTCGGCTACGGGTTCATGCTGTTGATCGGATTCCTGTGTGCCGTCTGGTTCGCCTATCGGCGTGCCGACGCCAACGGGATCGACCGCGAAACGATTCTCGATGCCGGCTTCTGGATTCTGGTTTCCGGCGTTGTTGGTGGACGCCTCTTCTACCTGCTGCAGTACGGCCATCACGTCTTTGCCGGGAAGTCGGGCGGCGAACTGCTGCGTGCCGCGATTGATCTGCGGCAGGGGGGACTCGTCCTCGTCGGCGGCATGGTCGGCGGGGCGATCGGCTACTTCACCTTCTGCTACCTCCGCAAGCTGTCACCGCTACGGCTGGCAGACGTGCTGACGCCGTCGGTCTTCATCGGCATCGCCTTTGGTCGCCTGGGCTGCCTGATGAACGGCTGCTGCTACGGCGACGCGTGTACGCTTCCCTGGGCCATTACCTTTCCGGCCGGCAGTGTGCCGTTCAACAGTCTCGCCGAGCGCGGATTTCTCGATCCGCAGGCGATAGCCACGTACCCGGTTCATCCCACGCAGGTCTACAGTGCCATCAACGGGTTCGTGCTGGCGTTCGTGACGGCGATGTACTTTCCCCGCCGGCGTCACGATGGCGACGTCTTTGCGCTCGCCTGCATTCTCTACCCGATCAGCCGATTCCTGATCGAGTTCCTGCGCAACGATGAGGGAAGCCAGCTGGGGACCGGATTGACGATCTCGCAGCTGTACAGCCTGTGCATCTTTCTTGCCGGGCTCGCGCTGGCACTGACGCTCTCGTTGCGAGGAGCCACCGCCCGAAGAAACGTGTCTGAGTTGCCTTCCGCCTGA
- a CDS encoding sulfite exporter TauE/SafE family protein, which yields MSSVIGAILIGLTLGLLGSGGSILTVPVLVYLLGHQDKVAIAESLAIVGGIALAGMIPYARARLIDWRSVVLFGVPGMAGTYAGAWLARFVAGPVQLTLFAGVMLVSAGLMIRSPGEREESDPATDEPHAHPYWMVVLEGLAVGILTGLVGVGGGFLIVPALVLLGGLPMRMAVGTSLVVVALKSFSGFAKYLGVLEGLEMSVDWRTIGLFLVIGIIGSFVGHSIGGRINQLALRRGFAVFLVAMGLFVLGREVPKLADATSGAPIDSHVSLQTLPMPATTFCTDPQARD from the coding sequence ATGTCTTCCGTCATTGGTGCCATTCTGATTGGTCTGACCCTGGGGCTGCTGGGCTCGGGCGGATCGATTCTGACCGTACCAGTTCTCGTCTACCTGCTCGGTCATCAGGACAAGGTCGCGATTGCCGAATCGCTCGCCATCGTCGGTGGGATTGCGCTGGCCGGCATGATTCCGTACGCCCGGGCGCGGCTGATCGACTGGCGAAGCGTGGTGCTGTTTGGCGTTCCCGGAATGGCTGGAACCTACGCCGGGGCGTGGCTGGCACGGTTTGTTGCCGGGCCGGTGCAGCTGACGTTATTCGCGGGAGTCATGCTGGTTTCGGCTGGCCTGATGATTCGCAGTCCCGGGGAGCGGGAGGAGAGCGATCCGGCAACTGACGAGCCGCATGCCCACCCCTACTGGATGGTTGTTCTGGAAGGGCTAGCCGTCGGCATTCTCACCGGTCTGGTGGGAGTCGGCGGGGGATTCCTCATTGTCCCCGCTCTGGTTCTGCTGGGGGGATTGCCAATGCGGATGGCCGTCGGGACGAGTCTGGTTGTGGTGGCGCTCAAGTCCTTCAGCGGGTTCGCCAAGTATCTCGGTGTGCTGGAGGGGCTCGAGATGTCGGTCGACTGGCGCACGATCGGGCTGTTTCTTGTGATTGGCATCATCGGGAGTTTCGTCGGACACTCCATCGGTGGCCGGATCAACCAGCTGGCGCTACGTCGTGGCTTCGCGGTATTCCTGGTCGCGATGGGGCTCTTCGTACTCGGGCGCGAAGTCCCGAAGCTTGCGGATGCGACTTCCGGAGCGCCCATCGACAGCCACGTGTCGCTCCAAACGCTGCCGATGCCCGCGACGACGTTCTGCACGGATCCTCAGGCGCGGGATTGA
- a CDS encoding ABC transporter ATP-binding protein, whose amino-acid sequence MIRLDNVTKDYSRRGETITALRSEALEFASGDYVAIVGPSGSGKTTLLSLLGGMLSPTTGKVWLEDTSVYDLTAAERSALRSERMGFVFQTFNLVPYLTALQNVQIPLCLLGLSAAEQEPRATELLARFGLADRLHHRPAELSVGQQQRVALARTLVNDPQIVLADEPTGNLDPESRETVLDAFDAAHREGRTIVMVTHDPVAAGRASRVLTLKAGELADSESPIPVDPLPTRRSA is encoded by the coding sequence ATGATTCGCTTGGACAATGTCACCAAAGACTATTCGCGGCGGGGCGAGACGATCACGGCACTACGCAGCGAAGCTCTCGAGTTCGCCAGCGGGGACTACGTCGCCATCGTCGGCCCGAGTGGTTCCGGAAAGACCACGCTGCTTTCGCTGCTGGGGGGGATGCTGTCGCCCACAACAGGCAAGGTCTGGCTGGAGGACACGTCCGTCTACGACCTGACTGCCGCAGAGCGTTCCGCACTGCGCAGCGAGCGGATGGGATTCGTCTTCCAGACATTCAATCTGGTCCCGTACCTGACGGCACTGCAGAACGTGCAAATTCCACTGTGTCTGCTCGGTTTGAGTGCGGCCGAGCAGGAGCCTCGTGCGACGGAGTTGCTGGCACGGTTCGGTCTGGCCGACCGCCTGCACCATCGTCCCGCAGAGCTGAGCGTGGGACAGCAGCAGCGTGTGGCCCTTGCCCGAACGCTGGTCAACGATCCACAGATTGTTCTTGCCGACGAACCGACGGGCAATCTCGATCCGGAGAGCCGGGAAACCGTGCTGGACGCGTTCGATGCCGCCCATCGCGAAGGACGGACGATCGTGATGGTCACCCACGATCCTGTCGCTGCCGGCCGTGCCTCGCGCGTGCTGACGCTCAAGGCCGGTGAACTGGCCGATTCGGAGTCACCCATTCCGGTCGATCCGTTGCCGACACGCCGATCGGCATAG
- a CDS encoding MBL fold metallo-hydrolase: MILKQYYLGCLSHASYMIVDEVTRIAAVVDPQRDIDQYLQDAEEHGWLIRHVFLTHFHADFLAGHIELRNRLDARIYLGARAQAEYDFVPVSEGDRIEFGEVRLQILETPGHTPEGISILVFDLEKSHEVPHAVLTGDTLFIGDVGRPDLLASIGVTADELANMLYESVTQKLMTLPDETLVYPAHGAGSMCGKALSDETVSTIGEQKKYNYALQPMSRAAFIRLVEVDQPDAPEYFVYDAIRNRQERESLEQSMQAAMKPLALDDVLNRQQSGNQIVDVRESNDFSGGHLKGAVNVGLRGKYATWAGTVLNHDDPIIVVAEQGEEQEAVMRLGRIGFDNVAGYLEGGMSALDARPDLIQQTDRITAAALNDMLGTDEEPVVLDIRSGKEWAAGHIQGSINIPLQQLTERIDEVPTERPVVVHCEGGYRSSIACSLLQKHGVGDNAMDLVGGFKAWAASHFPVDGEAIKALNG; encoded by the coding sequence ATGATTCTGAAACAGTACTACCTCGGCTGTCTGTCACACGCCTCCTACATGATTGTGGACGAGGTGACGCGCATTGCGGCGGTCGTCGATCCGCAGCGGGACATCGATCAGTATCTTCAGGATGCGGAAGAGCACGGCTGGTTGATTCGGCACGTCTTTCTGACGCACTTTCACGCCGACTTTCTCGCCGGTCACATTGAACTTCGCAACCGTCTGGACGCCCGCATTTACCTCGGCGCAAGGGCCCAGGCGGAATACGACTTCGTTCCCGTCAGCGAAGGAGATCGCATCGAGTTCGGTGAGGTTCGCCTGCAAATCCTCGAGACACCCGGTCATACCCCGGAGGGGATCTCGATTCTCGTCTTCGATCTGGAGAAGAGTCACGAGGTGCCGCACGCGGTGCTGACCGGAGACACGCTGTTCATCGGCGATGTGGGGCGGCCGGACCTGCTGGCGTCGATCGGTGTCACCGCCGACGAACTGGCGAACATGCTCTACGAATCGGTGACGCAGAAGCTGATGACATTGCCTGACGAAACACTCGTCTATCCGGCACACGGCGCCGGCTCGATGTGCGGAAAGGCTCTCAGCGACGAGACCGTTTCCACGATCGGCGAACAGAAGAAATACAACTACGCCCTGCAGCCAATGAGTCGCGCGGCGTTCATCAGGCTTGTCGAAGTCGATCAGCCGGACGCCCCCGAGTACTTCGTCTACGACGCGATCAGGAATCGCCAGGAGCGCGAAAGCCTCGAGCAGTCCATGCAGGCGGCGATGAAACCGCTCGCGCTCGACGACGTGCTCAACCGGCAGCAGAGTGGGAACCAGATCGTCGACGTGCGGGAGTCGAATGACTTTTCTGGTGGTCATCTGAAGGGAGCGGTGAACGTCGGGCTTCGCGGCAAATATGCGACCTGGGCCGGTACCGTCCTGAATCACGACGATCCGATCATTGTTGTCGCCGAACAGGGTGAAGAGCAGGAAGCTGTGATGCGGCTCGGTCGCATCGGCTTCGACAACGTGGCCGGCTACCTCGAAGGGGGCATGTCTGCGCTCGATGCCCGTCCGGACCTGATTCAGCAGACGGACCGGATCACGGCCGCGGCGCTGAACGACATGCTCGGCACCGATGAGGAACCGGTCGTGCTGGACATCCGCTCTGGTAAAGAGTGGGCCGCAGGCCACATCCAGGGGAGCATCAACATCCCCCTCCAACAGTTGACGGAACGGATCGACGAGGTCCCCACCGAACGTCCGGTTGTCGTGCACTGCGAGGGGGGCTATCGCTCGTCGATCGCCTGCAGCCTGTTGCAGAAGCATGGCGTCGGCGACAACGCGATGGATCTCGTCGGCGGCTTCAAGGCCTGGGCCGCTTCACACTTTCCTGTGGACGGCGAAGCCATAAAGGCCCTGAACGGCTAG
- a CDS encoding DsrE family protein, whose protein sequence is MDNNSALRHSFAAACMGATVVALAAGGAETTKHSPDWSHPVVQGHGKVVKMLEAVEQPRDGSKIVVDLTAGGDPAEVNPGLAKVARFVNIYGGAGAEAASCEITVVAHGKATVVTLADEPYSVATGAGSNPNRDLIKRLQKAGVELLVCGQALAHQGHRGDEVVPEFEVAVSALTANVNRQADGYARIPLN, encoded by the coding sequence ATGGACAACAATTCTGCGTTGAGACACTCATTCGCGGCTGCATGCATGGGAGCCACGGTCGTGGCGCTTGCAGCCGGCGGAGCTGAGACCACGAAGCACTCTCCCGACTGGAGTCACCCGGTTGTGCAGGGGCACGGCAAGGTCGTGAAGATGTTGGAGGCGGTCGAGCAGCCGCGGGACGGTTCGAAGATCGTCGTCGATCTCACCGCGGGAGGAGATCCAGCAGAGGTGAATCCGGGGCTGGCCAAGGTGGCCCGGTTCGTCAACATCTATGGCGGGGCGGGGGCCGAAGCGGCATCGTGCGAGATCACCGTCGTTGCCCACGGCAAGGCGACCGTTGTGACACTCGCCGACGAGCCGTATTCGGTCGCGACCGGTGCAGGAAGTAATCCCAACCGGGATCTGATCAAGCGACTTCAGAAAGCTGGGGTGGAACTGCTCGTCTGCGGCCAGGCGCTCGCTCATCAGGGGCATCGCGGGGACGAAGTCGTGCCCGAATTCGAGGTCGCCGTCTCGGCGCTGACCGCTAATGTGAACCGGCAGGCGGATGGCTACGCCCGCATCCCACTGAATTGA
- the argJ gene encoding bifunctional glutamate N-acetyltransferase/amino-acid acetyltransferase ArgJ, with protein sequence MSNPELPQLPVGFRVAGHACGIKSDPTRLDLALFASDRPCAAAGVFTQNRVVGAPVQVSRERLPSAEIRGVVINSGNANACTGERGLEDARAMTAAVAGQLECNARSILVCSTGVIGHFLPMEKITAGLPEACKRLADSGEEFERSGRAMMTTDTFPKLIGGQIELEGGRIALSGVCKGAAMIAPNMATMLAVMMTDAVLSPEQAQQMVSRAVDRSFNSISVDGHTSTSDTVFLLANGASGVTVSDETAFQAALDDACRELAQMIIRDAEGAEHFVTIDVTGLPDDRQAHRIAKVVAESMLVKTAITGNDPNWGRIVSAAGYAGLPFDEADVTLAINGTTIYEHGVPLEYPEETVSQSMARGEVHIDLTIGTGPGKSRFWTSDLTSEYVRLNSEYTT encoded by the coding sequence ATGTCGAACCCGGAACTGCCTCAACTCCCCGTCGGATTTCGCGTTGCCGGTCACGCCTGCGGCATCAAGTCGGACCCGACGCGGCTTGATCTGGCGCTGTTCGCGTCCGATCGCCCCTGTGCCGCGGCCGGAGTATTCACGCAGAATCGCGTCGTCGGTGCCCCGGTCCAGGTTTCGCGGGAGCGGCTGCCGTCGGCAGAGATCCGTGGCGTGGTGATCAACTCGGGCAACGCAAATGCCTGCACCGGAGAGCGGGGCCTCGAGGACGCACGAGCAATGACCGCGGCTGTGGCCGGTCAGCTCGAGTGCAATGCCCGCTCGATCCTCGTCTGTTCGACCGGGGTGATCGGGCACTTCCTCCCGATGGAGAAGATCACGGCTGGTCTTCCCGAGGCCTGCAAGCGGCTGGCCGACTCGGGCGAGGAGTTCGAACGGAGTGGCCGGGCGATGATGACAACCGACACCTTCCCGAAGCTCATTGGCGGTCAGATCGAACTGGAGGGCGGGCGCATCGCGCTGAGCGGCGTCTGCAAGGGGGCGGCGATGATCGCTCCCAACATGGCGACGATGCTGGCCGTAATGATGACGGACGCGGTCCTGTCTCCAGAGCAGGCGCAGCAGATGGTCAGCCGTGCAGTCGACCGCAGCTTCAACAGCATCAGCGTCGACGGGCACACGAGTACGAGCGACACCGTGTTTCTGCTGGCCAACGGAGCCTCGGGCGTCACGGTGAGCGACGAAACCGCGTTCCAGGCTGCACTGGACGACGCCTGTCGCGAGCTGGCACAGATGATCATCCGCGATGCCGAGGGGGCCGAGCATTTCGTGACGATCGACGTCACGGGACTTCCCGATGACCGGCAGGCCCATCGTATCGCGAAGGTCGTTGCAGAAAGCATGCTGGTGAAGACGGCAATCACCGGCAACGATCCCAACTGGGGTCGCATCGTCTCCGCTGCGGGCTACGCCGGTCTTCCGTTCGACGAAGCAGATGTCACTCTGGCGATCAACGGGACGACGATCTACGAGCACGGCGTGCCGCTCGAGTACCCTGAAGAAACCGTCTCGCAGTCCATGGCCCGGGGAGAGGTTCACATCGACCTGACCATCGGCACCGGACCGGGAAAAAGCCGCTTCTGGACCAGCGATCTGACGTCCGAGTACGTGCGGCTCAACTCGGAGTACACGACCTGA
- a CDS encoding serine/threonine protein kinase has protein sequence MDSVQAPSQELLTALKELSLCSPAEIQRSRRRVSRLARSLPAFDSVWIDALMQQGSLTPFQARHLHAGHADQLRIGPCVLLAQSGTSDGRATTYVARHLPTGQRCLLTTFRSPADTRRQAVQRLRQFLEVATDLSHPTIAIPQGCDESDDALIVVTPFVDGPSLDALLLRRGRYPVDVVIAVARQIVDGLARLEAAGLLHGDVRLRNVVLTERGDAVLLHAGVLASMNPELTIHAELPPSCYDGTAPERIGTGQPATTAGDLYAFGCLLWELVCGRPPFPTGDPLAKLAAHQSRDVVDVREWAPDTPAALAETIAALTQRDPERRPQSFQQLATHLGRPTSGARQTVARFRSAFDLPAVAGMRPGEPSWSPARKLVLTAAACLAMVAGFGALRPETGQDLLLQIVSHMPASLQQPLAGTVPASGDDASEAASGEIEDDATDASNGLALPTVPRQGVIVLDQPGPYRASDIATVGSLTVRGVPGSRPVIRIDEQPLRLWAEHVTLENVDLVADSPVGLLQVESQSLTLRNCIIRSASSGPATLNRLATVNRSATVTWRAIDEQDPTAGQLVCENVAFVGDGAGLTALSRTAGLTVANVLKLGTGPLFEVPSATRLTAERVTLRESGGLLRLVVADAASVRGIFLELVDCAFALPASGAALVELVTAGDLPEPLPGMQIVGEGSLLMAGTTVFGRFDPTEGLLEPLESSHLDIDGLLIDEFTFVGRDVRDVASAQIDRWQAIRRSPDAPGFDPRPILKAASTPYNSEPSRTVAAPLRPPM, from the coding sequence ATGGACAGCGTGCAGGCCCCTTCCCAGGAACTGCTGACGGCACTCAAAGAACTTTCGCTCTGCTCGCCCGCTGAGATTCAGCGGAGCCGCCGACGCGTGAGCCGGCTCGCACGCAGCCTGCCGGCGTTCGACTCCGTCTGGATCGATGCCCTCATGCAGCAAGGGAGTCTGACGCCCTTCCAGGCGCGTCATCTCCACGCCGGCCATGCCGACCAGCTCCGCATTGGGCCATGCGTCCTTCTCGCCCAATCGGGGACTTCGGACGGACGGGCCACCACCTACGTCGCGCGACACCTGCCTACCGGGCAGCGTTGCCTGCTGACGACCTTCCGGAGTCCGGCCGACACCCGGCGACAGGCCGTGCAGCGGCTTCGTCAGTTTCTCGAAGTGGCGACGGATCTGTCCCATCCCACGATCGCCATCCCGCAGGGGTGTGACGAATCGGATGACGCGCTCATCGTCGTCACTCCCTTTGTCGACGGTCCGTCACTCGACGCGCTGCTGCTTCGCCGCGGTCGCTATCCCGTCGACGTCGTGATCGCCGTCGCACGTCAGATTGTCGACGGGCTCGCCCGCCTGGAAGCGGCAGGACTGCTGCATGGCGATGTGCGGCTTCGCAATGTGGTTCTGACTGAGCGGGGAGACGCCGTCCTGCTGCATGCCGGAGTTCTGGCGTCAATGAATCCCGAGCTCACCATCCATGCCGAACTCCCCCCGAGCTGCTACGACGGGACCGCCCCGGAACGGATCGGGACCGGACAGCCGGCGACGACGGCAGGCGATCTGTATGCTTTCGGGTGCCTGCTGTGGGAACTGGTGTGCGGGAGACCGCCGTTTCCGACCGGAGACCCTCTGGCCAAGCTGGCCGCGCACCAGTCTCGCGATGTCGTCGACGTACGGGAGTGGGCTCCGGACACACCGGCGGCACTGGCCGAGACGATCGCCGCGCTGACACAGCGCGATCCGGAGCGACGACCGCAGAGCTTTCAGCAACTGGCAACGCATCTGGGGCGGCCCACGTCGGGGGCCCGGCAGACCGTGGCCCGATTCCGGTCGGCATTCGACCTGCCCGCGGTGGCAGGGATGCGTCCGGGGGAGCCGTCCTGGTCCCCGGCTCGAAAGCTTGTGCTGACTGCGGCCGCCTGTCTGGCGATGGTCGCCGGCTTCGGTGCGCTGCGCCCCGAGACGGGGCAGGACCTGCTGCTGCAGATCGTCTCCCATATGCCGGCCAGCCTGCAGCAACCGCTGGCCGGCACCGTTCCTGCATCGGGGGACGATGCATCCGAAGCCGCTTCCGGCGAAATCGAAGACGATGCGACCGATGCCTCAAACGGGCTCGCGCTGCCGACGGTACCGCGTCAGGGAGTGATTGTTCTCGATCAGCCGGGGCCGTATCGCGCCTCGGACATCGCCACTGTCGGGAGTCTGACGGTTCGAGGCGTGCCCGGGAGCCGCCCGGTGATCCGGATCGACGAGCAACCGCTGCGGCTGTGGGCCGAGCACGTCACTCTGGAGAACGTGGATCTCGTCGCCGACAGCCCGGTGGGGCTCCTGCAGGTCGAATCCCAGTCGCTGACCCTGCGGAACTGCATCATCCGGAGTGCGTCCAGCGGACCGGCGACCTTGAATCGATTGGCCACCGTGAATCGATCGGCCACCGTGACGTGGCGGGCGATCGATGAGCAGGATCCCACAGCCGGTCAGCTGGTTTGCGAGAATGTGGCTTTCGTTGGCGATGGGGCTGGTTTGACGGCACTCTCACGAACCGCCGGACTGACCGTCGCGAACGTGTTGAAACTGGGCACGGGGCCGTTGTTCGAGGTGCCGAGCGCCACGCGCCTGACCGCCGAACGGGTGACTCTGCGGGAGTCGGGAGGTCTGTTGCGACTGGTGGTGGCGGATGCGGCTTCGGTTCGCGGGATTTTTCTCGAACTGGTCGACTGCGCGTTCGCCCTGCCGGCCAGCGGCGCCGCACTGGTCGAACTGGTGACGGCCGGCGATCTGCCCGAGCCGCTGCCTGGCATGCAGATCGTCGGGGAGGGCTCGTTGCTGATGGCCGGCACAACGGTGTTCGGCCGCTTCGACCCGACAGAGGGACTTCTCGAACCGCTGGAGAGCAGTCACCTCGACATCGATGGTCTGCTGATCGACGAGTTTACGTTCGTGGGCAGGGACGTCCGGGACGTCGCGTCGGCACAGATCGATCGCTGGCAGGCGATTCGCCGATCGCCGGATGCGCCCGGTTTCGATCCCCGTCCGATACTGAAGGCGGCGTCGACTCCCTATAATTCCGAACCGTCGCGAACTGTCGCAGCGCCCCTCCGGCCTCCCATGTGA
- a CDS encoding rhodanese-like domain-containing protein, with amino-acid sequence MAVAETFQTITPEELGQRTRTGGAVDIIDVRTPAEFREVHASVARNVPLDRLDCEQVFSTRQAPAGEPLYVICRSGSRGRQACEKFVKSGYSNVVNVEGGTQAWEATGLPVVRGKKTISLERQVRIAAGLLVLTGALLAFFVNINFVWLSAFVGAGLTFAGITDTCGMGMLLARMPWNQVATECSVSAGSKPSCSS; translated from the coding sequence ATGGCCGTTGCGGAAACGTTTCAGACAATCACTCCGGAAGAACTCGGTCAGCGAACCAGAACCGGAGGTGCAGTAGACATCATTGACGTGCGTACGCCAGCGGAGTTTCGTGAGGTTCATGCCAGCGTCGCCCGGAATGTCCCGCTGGATCGACTCGATTGCGAACAGGTGTTCTCAACCCGTCAGGCACCTGCTGGCGAGCCGTTGTACGTCATCTGTCGTTCGGGCAGCCGCGGCCGCCAGGCGTGCGAGAAGTTCGTCAAATCGGGCTATTCCAACGTCGTCAACGTCGAAGGAGGGACGCAGGCGTGGGAAGCGACCGGGCTGCCGGTTGTCCGCGGCAAGAAGACGATCTCTCTGGAGCGTCAGGTTCGGATCGCCGCCGGTCTGCTGGTGCTTACCGGGGCCCTGCTGGCGTTTTTCGTAAACATCAACTTTGTCTGGCTGTCGGCGTTTGTCGGTGCCGGTCTCACGTTCGCCGGCATCACCGACACGTGCGGAATGGGGATGCTGCTTGCCCGTATGCCCTGGAACCAGGTCGCGACGGAATGCAGTGTGTCCGCCGGCAGCAAGCCGAGCTGCTCTTCGTGA
- the panC gene encoding pantoate--beta-alanine ligase has product MSNPQELVVTTSPRELRTAVRRARSQGQRIGCVPTMGALHEGHVSLIRRAVEKCDFVVVWIFVNPTQFGEGEDLAKYPRPIDDDLKKCSEAGVRLVFMPTSEVIYPDGFSTWVEVSGLSDVLEGSSRPGHFRGVATVVLKLLNLIQPDVAFFGAKDYQQQTLIRRMVADLNLPVEIDVCPTVREEDGLAMSSRNAYLSAEERAAAVRLFEAMQMADARFREGATDVAAVQQEMWDHLNEPDLIEPDYAVIADPDTLELLTSPQSRMVTLIAARVGSTRLIDNQLIQLPPG; this is encoded by the coding sequence ATGAGCAACCCTCAGGAACTTGTTGTCACCACCAGCCCTCGGGAACTGCGTACGGCGGTACGCCGTGCACGCTCTCAGGGGCAACGGATCGGCTGCGTTCCGACGATGGGGGCCCTGCATGAGGGGCACGTCAGCCTGATCCGCCGGGCGGTCGAGAAGTGCGATTTCGTGGTCGTCTGGATCTTCGTGAACCCCACGCAGTTCGGCGAGGGGGAGGACCTCGCGAAGTATCCGCGACCGATCGACGACGATCTGAAGAAGTGCAGCGAAGCGGGCGTCCGACTTGTGTTCATGCCGACGTCGGAGGTCATCTATCCGGATGGTTTCAGCACATGGGTCGAAGTGTCGGGGCTCTCGGATGTGCTCGAAGGGAGCAGCCGGCCCGGCCACTTCCGGGGAGTGGCGACGGTCGTCCTCAAGCTGCTGAATCTGATTCAGCCGGACGTCGCGTTTTTCGGGGCGAAGGACTACCAGCAGCAGACACTCATTCGCCGCATGGTGGCCGACCTGAATCTGCCCGTCGAGATTGACGTCTGCCCGACCGTCCGCGAAGAGGATGGTCTGGCAATGAGCAGCCGCAACGCGTACCTGAGTGCCGAAGAGCGTGCAGCGGCGGTGAGGCTGTTTGAGGCCATGCAGATGGCCGACGCGCGATTTCGCGAAGGAGCCACCGACGTCGCTGCTGTGCAGCAGGAGATGTGGGATCACCTGAATGAACCGGACCTGATTGAGCCGGATTACGCCGTCATCGCCGATCCGGACACTCTCGAACTGCTGACGTCGCCGCAGTCGCGGATGGTAACCCTGATCGCGGCCCGCGTGGGGAGCACGCGACTGATCGACAATCAGCTGATTCAGCTTCCCCCGGGCTGA